The uncultured Bacteroides sp. genome has a segment encoding these proteins:
- a CDS encoding glycoside hydrolase family 28 protein, producing the protein MIQSKTYILFILLIITGTFHLHAKIYNVKDFGAKGDGKTIDSPSINQAILSASNDGGGAVYVPSGEYACYSIRLKSHITLFLESGARIVAAFPTKDQGYDIAEANEFYRYQDFGHSHWQNSLIWGIGLEDITICGPGLIYGKGLSREESRLAGAGNKAISLRSCKNVNIKDISMLHCGHFALLATGVDNLSVLNLKVDTNRDGFDIDCCKNVRITDCSVNSPWDDAIVLKASYALGYFRDTENVTITSCFVSGFDQGTLLKATYERDEPQAPDHAYVCGRIKLGTESSGGFKNIAITNCVFDRCRGLALESVDGGHLEDIVVSNITMRDIVNSPIFLRLGGRMRSPEGTPGGSMKRVRISNVNVYNADSQYSSIISGVPGSIIEDVSLNDIHIYYKGGYSSEDGKIIPPEQVKIYPDPLMFGTIPASGFYIRHAKNITFNNIDFHYEKPDGRPLFVTDDATMIEYNKITVDGVKR; encoded by the coding sequence ATGATACAGTCTAAAACATACATCCTGTTCATACTCTTGATTATAACAGGAACATTCCATCTTCATGCGAAGATATACAACGTAAAAGATTTCGGAGCTAAAGGCGACGGGAAAACAATAGACTCTCCTTCTATCAATCAGGCTATTCTAAGCGCATCCAATGACGGAGGAGGTGCTGTCTATGTTCCTTCGGGAGAGTATGCTTGCTATTCTATCCGTCTGAAAAGCCATATTACTCTTTTTCTGGAATCGGGTGCTCGTATTGTTGCTGCCTTTCCCACAAAAGATCAGGGATATGATATTGCCGAAGCGAACGAATTTTATCGCTATCAGGACTTTGGTCACAGTCACTGGCAGAACTCTCTTATATGGGGTATCGGACTGGAAGATATAACAATTTGCGGCCCTGGACTAATTTACGGTAAAGGGTTATCCCGTGAGGAAAGCCGCCTGGCCGGAGCAGGGAACAAAGCTATCAGTCTGAGAAGCTGTAAGAATGTAAATATCAAAGATATCTCCATGCTTCATTGCGGACACTTTGCCTTACTTGCAACAGGCGTTGATAATCTTAGCGTACTGAACCTGAAAGTAGATACCAACCGTGACGGATTCGATATTGACTGCTGCAAGAATGTGCGAATCACAGACTGTAGCGTAAACTCCCCATGGGATGACGCTATTGTTTTGAAAGCATCTTATGCTTTAGGATATTTCAGAGATACAGAGAATGTAACTATCACCAGTTGTTTTGTGTCTGGTTTTGATCAGGGGACCTTGCTGAAGGCAACTTACGAGAGAGATGAACCACAGGCTCCCGATCATGCATATGTATGCGGAAGAATAAAACTGGGAACTGAATCGAGCGGTGGATTTAAAAACATTGCAATAACCAACTGTGTCTTTGACCGATGCAGGGGTCTGGCTTTGGAAAGTGTTGACGGTGGACATCTGGAAGACATTGTAGTAAGCAACATCACTATGCGCGACATTGTAAATTCACCAATATTTCTTCGCCTGGGTGGACGTATGAGAAGTCCGGAAGGAACACCCGGAGGAAGCATGAAAAGAGTACGTATCAGCAATGTAAATGTATATAATGCAGATTCTCAATACTCTTCCATCATCAGCGGAGTACCCGGAAGTATCATTGAAGACGTTTCTCTGAATGACATCCACATTTATTATAAAGGTGGCTACAGCAGCGAAGACGGAAAGATAATTCCTCCTGAACAAGTGAAGATCTACCCAGATCCATTGATGTTTGGCACCATTCCTGCTTCGGGTTTTTACATCCGTCATGCAAAGAACATCACGTTCAACAATATTGATTTCCATTATGAAAAGCCCGACGGACGTCCGTTGTTTGTTACTGATGACGCAACAATGATAGAATATAATAAAATCACTGTAGACGGAGTAAAGCGCTAA
- a CDS encoding sigma-70 family RNA polymerase sigma factor, which translates to MDIHSSENSIWKAFLSGDEKAFSALYYMYANILFSYGHRIVNDREMVKDAIQELFIKLYHNRENLNDTEHVKFYLFKALRNRLISKLESRAHVSLDADNELLFQIEIAMQEEDDPDEIFSEDQKKELSRAMKTLTSRQREAIYLRYIREVPLEGIASMLNMNYQSTRNLIHRSILKLRKELLIAIFILLQSYLNN; encoded by the coding sequence ATGGATATTCATAGCTCTGAAAATAGTATTTGGAAAGCTTTTTTATCGGGAGACGAAAAAGCCTTCTCTGCCTTATACTATATGTATGCCAATATATTATTTTCATATGGCCACAGAATAGTCAATGACAGAGAAATGGTGAAAGATGCCATTCAGGAGCTATTTATTAAGTTATATCACAATCGGGAAAATCTTAATGATACAGAACATGTAAAGTTCTATTTATTCAAAGCATTAAGGAACAGATTGATCTCAAAACTGGAATCACGCGCACACGTCTCTTTAGATGCAGACAATGAATTACTTTTTCAAATAGAAATAGCGATGCAAGAAGAGGACGATCCTGATGAGATATTCTCGGAAGATCAGAAAAAAGAGCTATCCCGTGCCATGAAAACACTTACATCACGCCAACGGGAAGCTATTTATCTCAGATATATCCGTGAAGTACCTCTTGAAGGCATTGCATCAATGCTTAATATGAACTATCAATCTACCCGTAACCTCATTCACCGTTCCATTCTCAAATTAAGAAAAGAACTTTTGATAGCGATATTCATCCTCTTGCAAAGTTATTTAAACAATTAG
- a CDS encoding glycoside hydrolase family 65 protein has product MKKFGFFIGIIIMLASRLYAQDPWRVEADHIEPDNYFGVTVANGMLGLVSSPQPLKVSSVILAGSYDLYGRGRVSNFLNVFNMLNMQLSINGNGINNNNIKGFRQVLDMKKGMQTSLFAYKDEAEIEYSYLALRQLPFSAMLDITITPLKDITITATNILETPDAFKDSRNYYNQINRKHVSIALLTSSAFSPTGKLKICASSTFIFPEKKGEEPQIVHTTPNSDNHSMKFTKELKAGVKYHFSLVGSTITSAYHPDPLNEVERLTIFARLEGSDRLLSKHIQEWDKLWDSDITIEGDLVAQQDVHNMMYHLYSFVREGSALSISPMGLSGLGYNGHIFWDADTWMFPALLMLHPEMARSFVDYRFDRLEAAKKNAFEHGFRGAMYPWESSDSGFEETPVWALSGTFEHHISGCVALAAWNYYLVTKDKQWLKEKGFPIIRATAEFWLDRVERNVEGNYEIRNVVAADEWAENIDNDAFTNGVARINLEVAAAAAAILQEKVDKHWMEVAQRIVIHKFDNMVTKEHKTYNGEGIKQADVNLLAYPLGIIKEPAQIKRDLEYYEVRVPEKDTPAMTQAIFSLLYARLGDKEKAYHFFKDAYVPNLNPPFRIIAETKGGSNPYFITGAGGLLQTVMMGFGGLEITPNGIIQKKSSMPSQWKSLTIKGVGVDKKTYIIK; this is encoded by the coding sequence ATGAAGAAATTTGGTTTTTTTATAGGTATTATTATAATGTTGGCTTCTCGCCTTTATGCACAGGATCCGTGGCGTGTTGAGGCTGATCATATTGAGCCGGATAACTATTTCGGGGTTACTGTGGCTAATGGTATGCTGGGATTGGTTTCATCTCCGCAGCCATTAAAAGTATCAAGTGTAATATTGGCAGGTAGTTATGATCTTTATGGACGTGGACGGGTCAGTAATTTTCTGAATGTTTTTAATATGCTTAATATGCAGCTGTCCATTAATGGAAATGGCATTAATAACAATAATATAAAAGGGTTCAGGCAGGTGCTTGATATGAAAAAGGGCATGCAAACATCTTTGTTTGCATACAAAGATGAAGCGGAGATTGAATATTCATATCTTGCTCTCAGGCAGTTACCTTTCTCGGCAATGCTAGACATTACAATTACTCCTTTAAAAGATATAACCATTACGGCTACAAATATTTTGGAAACGCCCGATGCTTTTAAAGATTCAAGGAATTACTATAACCAGATAAATCGTAAGCATGTAAGCATTGCTTTACTCACTTCTTCTGCGTTCAGTCCTACCGGAAAGCTTAAGATTTGTGCATCTTCCACTTTTATTTTTCCTGAAAAAAAAGGAGAGGAGCCTCAGATTGTTCATACTACACCAAACAGTGATAATCATTCAATGAAGTTTACCAAAGAGCTCAAGGCTGGTGTGAAATATCATTTTTCACTGGTTGGTTCCACTATTACTTCAGCTTATCATCCGGATCCGCTGAATGAGGTTGAAAGACTCACTATCTTTGCTCGTCTGGAAGGAAGTGATAGGTTATTGAGTAAACATATACAGGAGTGGGATAAACTTTGGGACAGTGATATTACTATTGAAGGGGATCTCGTGGCACAACAGGATGTGCATAATATGATGTATCATTTGTACTCTTTTGTCAGAGAAGGGTCTGCTCTTTCCATCTCACCAATGGGATTGTCGGGATTGGGTTACAACGGGCATATCTTTTGGGATGCTGATACATGGATGTTTCCTGCCCTGCTTATGCTTCATCCTGAAATGGCTCGTTCTTTTGTAGATTACCGTTTTGATAGACTGGAAGCGGCGAAGAAAAATGCTTTTGAACATGGATTCCGGGGTGCTATGTATCCATGGGAAAGTTCGGATTCAGGTTTTGAAGAAACTCCGGTATGGGCTCTTTCCGGCACATTTGAACATCATATCTCTGGATGTGTGGCATTGGCTGCATGGAATTATTATCTGGTGACAAAAGATAAGCAGTGGCTGAAAGAAAAGGGCTTCCCTATTATTAGGGCTACTGCAGAATTTTGGCTAGATCGTGTTGAAAGAAATGTGGAAGGTAATTACGAGATACGCAATGTTGTTGCAGCTGATGAATGGGCAGAGAATATAGACAACGATGCATTCACTAATGGCGTAGCTCGGATTAATCTTGAGGTTGCTGCAGCTGCTGCCGCAATTCTTCAGGAAAAAGTAGATAAACACTGGATGGAAGTAGCTCAGAGAATAGTGATCCATAAGTTTGATAATATGGTTACCAAAGAACATAAAACGTACAATGGTGAAGGCATAAAACAGGCTGATGTAAACTTGCTGGCCTATCCATTGGGTATTATTAAGGAACCTGCACAGATAAAGAGAGATCTGGAATATTATGAAGTTCGTGTTCCAGAGAAAGATACACCGGCAATGACACAGGCCATATTCTCTTTATTGTATGCACGGTTGGGTGATAAGGAAAAGGCTTACCATTTCTTTAAAGATGCCTATGTTCCTAATCTTAATCCTCCATTTCGTATTATTGCTGAGACAAAAGGTGGAAGTAACCCTTACTTTATTACTGGTGCTGGTGGTCTTTTACAAACTGTGATGATGGGATTCGGCGGATTAGAAATAACGCCTAATGGTATTATTCAGAAAAAGAGTTCAATGCCTTCTCAATGGAAATCACTCACGATAAAAGGAGTAGGAGTAGACAAAAAAACGTATATTATAAAGTAA
- a CDS encoding NAD(+) synthase, which produces MNYGFVKVAAAVPPVKVADCQYNAEQIEKMIIEAEEKGVQIITFPELCITGYTCADLFAQELLLEKAEMGLMQVMNNTRLLDIICIVGMPVATNTILLNAAVVFQRGKILGVIPKTYLPNYKEFYEQRWFTSARDVIDKSVRLCGQLVPVSTDILFETPDACFGVEICEDLWSVIPPSSKLALKGAEILINLSADNEGIAKHNYVRSLISQQSARCIAGYIFSSCGFGESTTDVVFAGNGLIYENGALLAESKRFCLEEQLIISEIDVERLRTERRINTTFSANSGDYKNTDTIRVITEITNSKTLDFTRKVEALPFVPTGRTLNERCEEIFEIQVSGLAKRIVHTHSKTAVIGISGGLDSTLALLVCVKTFDKLGFSRKGILGITMPGFGTTDRTYNNAINLMKELGVSIREIDIKAACIQHFKDINHDINVHDVTYENSQARERTQILMDMANQTGGMVIGTGDLSELALGWATYNGDHMSMYGVNVSIPKTLVKHLVDWVSQNEVEEDAAVILTDIVDTPISPELIPADEDGNITQKTEDLVGPYELHDFFLYYTMRFGFRPAKIYYLANIAFGGKYDKATIKKWLNTFFRRFFNQQFKRSCLPDGPKVGSISISPRGDWRMPSDASSALWLKEIEEL; this is translated from the coding sequence ATGAACTACGGATTTGTAAAAGTGGCTGCAGCAGTGCCACCGGTAAAAGTAGCCGATTGCCAGTATAATGCTGAACAAATTGAGAAAATGATAATTGAAGCCGAAGAAAAAGGTGTTCAGATTATCACTTTTCCCGAACTATGTATCACCGGATATACCTGCGCTGATCTGTTTGCACAGGAACTTCTGCTGGAAAAAGCAGAAATGGGATTAATGCAAGTGATGAATAATACCCGCCTACTAGATATTATTTGTATTGTAGGTATGCCGGTTGCGACAAATACCATCCTTTTGAATGCGGCAGTTGTTTTTCAACGTGGAAAGATTCTCGGCGTAATTCCAAAAACTTATTTACCCAATTATAAAGAATTCTACGAACAGCGCTGGTTTACCTCTGCCAGAGATGTGATTGACAAGTCAGTACGTCTTTGCGGTCAACTGGTACCCGTTAGTACTGACATACTGTTTGAGACTCCCGATGCATGCTTTGGCGTAGAGATATGTGAGGACCTCTGGTCTGTCATCCCTCCAAGTTCCAAACTGGCTCTGAAAGGTGCAGAAATACTTATTAACCTTTCAGCCGATAATGAAGGTATAGCCAAACACAACTATGTTCGTTCACTCATCAGTCAGCAATCGGCCCGTTGCATTGCCGGATATATCTTCTCCTCCTGCGGTTTTGGCGAATCAACTACCGATGTGGTCTTTGCAGGCAATGGATTAATTTATGAGAATGGAGCTTTACTTGCAGAATCTAAACGTTTCTGTCTGGAAGAACAGCTTATTATTTCAGAAATAGATGTGGAACGCTTGCGTACGGAAAGACGTATTAACACCACGTTCTCTGCAAACAGCGGCGATTATAAAAACACAGATACCATTCGTGTTATTACAGAGATAACTAATAGCAAAACATTAGATTTTACTCGTAAAGTTGAGGCTTTGCCTTTTGTGCCAACAGGCAGAACGCTCAATGAAAGATGTGAAGAGATATTTGAAATACAGGTTTCAGGATTGGCTAAACGAATTGTCCACACTCATTCAAAAACAGCAGTTATCGGTATCTCAGGTGGGCTTGATTCCACACTTGCGCTATTGGTTTGCGTGAAAACTTTTGATAAGCTAGGATTTTCACGTAAAGGCATTCTGGGAATAACAATGCCAGGATTTGGAACCACTGATCGTACTTATAACAATGCAATAAATCTGATGAAGGAATTGGGAGTATCTATCCGCGAAATAGATATAAAAGCAGCCTGCATTCAGCATTTTAAAGATATTAATCACGATATAAACGTGCACGACGTTACTTATGAGAACTCACAGGCGAGAGAACGCACCCAAATTCTAATGGATATGGCAAACCAAACAGGTGGTATGGTTATTGGAACCGGTGATCTTTCAGAACTTGCATTGGGATGGGCCACGTATAACGGTGACCACATGTCGATGTACGGAGTAAATGTAAGCATTCCAAAGACACTGGTTAAGCATTTGGTGGACTGGGTTAGCCAGAATGAAGTAGAAGAAGATGCAGCTGTTATCTTAACAGATATCGTAGACACTCCTATTAGTCCTGAACTTATCCCGGCAGACGAGGATGGCAATATCACGCAAAAGACAGAAGATCTGGTTGGTCCATACGAGCTGCACGACTTCTTCCTCTATTACACTATGCGTTTTGGTTTCCGGCCGGCTAAAATATATTATCTGGCAAATATTGCTTTCGGTGGAAAATACGACAAAGCAACAATCAAAAAATGGCTGAATACATTTTTCCGTCGTTTCTTTAATCAACAATTCAAACGCTCTTGCTTACCCGATGGTCCTAAAGTGGGAAGCATCTCCATTAGCCCCCGAGGCGACTGGCGCATGCCAAGTGATGCAAGCTCAGCTCTGTGGCTGAAAGAGATTGAAGAACTATAA